A genome region from Manihot esculenta cultivar AM560-2 chromosome 5, M.esculenta_v8, whole genome shotgun sequence includes the following:
- the LOC110615998 gene encoding extensin-3 — protein sequence MRILLIITSLAFIFSLTTSTTTETAVYKAQTPCTMCYSCENPCQPLPSPPPPPVLPKCPPPPPPPSPPPPPPPAPPECPPPPAPEEECPACVLPPPIPHLPPRQPRYDPPLSGSFYAPPVPGYGNNPMPYFHDYNPSSAFNSVHLQLQQVVLAVLLYLITLCCF from the coding sequence ATGAGAATTCTGTTGATCATCACTTCCCTAGCATTTATTTTCTCCTTGaccacatcaacaacaacagAAACAGCAGTCTACAAAGCCCAAACGCCATGCACAATGTGCTACTCCTGCGAGAACCCATGTCAACCCCTTCCATCTCCACCGCCACCACCCGTTCTCCCCAAATGCCCCCCACCGCCTCcacctccttctcctcctccaccaccaccgccAGCTCCCCCTGAATGTCCACCACCACCAGCTCCAGAGGAAGAATGCCCTGCATGCGTACTACCGCCTCCAATTCCGCATCTGCCTCCTAGGCAGCCTCGTTATGATCCTCCACTCAGTGGTTCATTTTATGCGCCTCCAGTTCCCGGTTATGGGAATAACCCGATGCCTTACTTCCACGATTACAACCCTTCTTCTGCCTTCAACTCTGTCCATTTGCAACTGCAACAGGTTGTTTTAGCTGTTTTGCTTTACCTGATCACTCTATGCTGCTTCTAA